A stretch of Castanea sativa cultivar Marrone di Chiusa Pesio chromosome 2, ASM4071231v1 DNA encodes these proteins:
- the LOC142623885 gene encoding polygalacturonase-like produces MAHYLPRSSLVLAQILSMFIPIVVASPDPAAMTYNVVSLGAKADGTTDSTQAFVSAWTKACASTNPAVIYVPVGRFYLRQVVFNGPCNNNAIIMSIAGTLVAPSDYRVLGNTANWLVFEHVDGVTISGGILDAQGTALWACKASGNSCPAGATTLEFSNSKNIVVSALSSLNSQMFHIVVNGCQNVKMQGIRVTADGNSPNTDGIHVQLSSSVTILDSKIKTGDDCISIGPGTTNLWVENVECGPGHGISIGSLGKDQQEAGVQNVTVKTVTFTNTQNGVRIKSWGRPSNGFARNILFQHAIMMNVQNPIVIDQNYCPDNKGCPGQISGVKINDVTYQDIHGTSATEIAMKFDCSSGNPCSNIRLEDVKLTYNNQAAQASCSHAAGISTGFVQPTSCL; encoded by the exons ATGGCACACTACCTGCCCAGAAGCTCTCTTGTCCTCGCACAAATTCTCTCTATGTTCATTCCCATAGTGGTAGCTTCTCCTGATCCTGCTGCTATGACATACAATGTAGTTAGTTTAGGAGCCAAGGCAGATGGTACAACAGACTCAACTCAGGCTTTTGTTAGTGCATGGACAAAAGCTTGTGCCTCCACAAATCCTGCCGTGATTTATGTGCCAGTAGGGAGGTTCTATCTCAGGCAAGTGGTGTTTAATGGACCATGCAACAACAATGCTATCATTATGAGCATAGCTGGGACCCTTGTTGCCCCATCGGACTATAGGGTCCTTGGAAATACAGCAAACTGGCTTGTGTTTGAGCATGTTGATGGGGTTACCATATCAGGTGGAATTCTTGATGCCCAAGGCACTGCCCTGTGGGCTTGCAAAGCCTCTGGAAATTCTTGTCCTGCCGGAGCCACG ACACTGGAATTTTCCAACTCGAAGAACATTGTGGTTAGTGCATTAAGCTCTCTAAATAGCCAGATGTTCCACATTGTTGTCAATGGTTGCCAAAATGTAAAAATGCAAGGTATTAGGGTTACCGCTGATGGAAACAGCCCAAACACAGATGGAATTCACGTTCAGTTATCTTCAAGTGTCACAATTCTCGACTCCAAGATCAAGACTGGTGATGATTGCATCTCAATTGGCCCCGGTACCACTAACTTGTGGGTTGAGAATGTTGAATGTGGACCTGGGCATGGAATCag CATTGGGAGTTTAGGCAAGGACCAACAAGAGGCCGGTGTACAAAACGTGACAGTTAAAACAGTTACTTTTACTAATACTCAGAATGGAGTGAGGATTAAGTCTTGGGGAAGACCTAGCAATGGATTTGCTAGGAACATTCTTTTCCAACATGCTATTATGATGAATGTCCAAAATCCGATTGTGATTGATCAAAATTACTGCCCCGACAACAAAGGTTGCCCTGGCCAg aTTTCTGGTGTAAAAATTAATGATGTGACATATCAAGACATCCATGGAACATCAGCAACAGAGATTGCTATGAAATTTGATTGTAGTTCAGGAAATCCATGCTCTAATATAAGATTAGAGGATGTAAAACTCACTTATAACAATCAAGCAGCTCAAGCTTCATGTAGCCATGCTGCTGGAATATCTACTGGTTTTGTTCAGCCCACAAGTTGCCTGTAG